One genomic segment of Pseudonocardia sp. T1-2H includes these proteins:
- a CDS encoding acyl-CoA dehydrogenase family protein: MDFELPVELSQKLADLDAFIEREILPLQAQDDNERFFDHRREWARTDFEAGGTPRPEWEELLREMRRRADAAGWLRYALPKEVGGQDGTNFDMAVIREHLAHKGLGLFNDLQNESSVVGNFPFAHMLLAFATQEQKEEYLEPMLTGKARIGFGLSEPDHGSDATWMETRAVRDGDDWILNGAKRWNSGMHSATHDVVFARTSGDDGAARGITAFFVPTDSPGFSVDFHWWTLNMPTDHAEVTISDVRVPNSAIFGEEGMGLAVAQTFVHENRIRQAASGVGAGQYCIDRAVEYARNRVTFGAPLATRQAIQFPLVELHTEAEMLRGLVRKTAWELDRVPHMEISDKVSMCNYRANRFVCEAADRAMQVHGGLGYSRHTPFEHIYRHHRRYRITEGSEEIQMRKVAGYLFGFAGPRKR, translated from the coding sequence GTGGATTTCGAACTCCCCGTGGAGCTGTCGCAGAAGCTCGCGGACCTCGACGCGTTCATCGAGCGCGAGATCCTGCCGCTGCAGGCGCAGGACGACAACGAGCGCTTCTTCGACCACCGCCGGGAGTGGGCGCGGACCGACTTCGAGGCCGGCGGCACGCCCCGGCCGGAGTGGGAGGAGCTGCTGCGGGAGATGCGCCGCCGCGCCGACGCCGCAGGCTGGCTCCGGTACGCGCTGCCCAAGGAGGTCGGCGGGCAGGACGGCACGAACTTCGACATGGCGGTGATCCGCGAGCATCTGGCGCACAAGGGCCTGGGGTTGTTCAACGACCTGCAGAACGAGTCGTCGGTCGTCGGGAACTTCCCCTTTGCGCACATGCTGCTGGCCTTCGCTACGCAGGAGCAGAAGGAGGAGTACCTGGAGCCGATGCTGACCGGGAAGGCACGGATCGGCTTCGGGCTGAGCGAGCCGGACCACGGGTCGGACGCGACGTGGATGGAGACCCGGGCGGTCCGCGACGGCGACGACTGGATCCTCAACGGCGCCAAGCGCTGGAACTCCGGGATGCACTCGGCGACGCACGACGTTGTGTTCGCCCGCACCAGCGGTGACGACGGGGCGGCGCGGGGCATCACCGCGTTCTTCGTCCCGACCGACAGCCCCGGCTTCTCGGTGGACTTCCACTGGTGGACGCTGAACATGCCCACCGACCATGCCGAGGTCACGATCTCCGACGTGCGGGTGCCGAACTCGGCGATCTTCGGCGAGGAGGGCATGGGGCTCGCCGTCGCCCAGACCTTCGTGCACGAGAACCGCATCCGGCAGGCCGCCTCCGGGGTCGGCGCCGGGCAGTACTGCATCGACCGGGCCGTGGAGTACGCCCGGAACCGGGTGACGTTCGGGGCTCCGCTGGCGACGCGGCAGGCGATCCAGTTCCCGCTGGTGGAGCTGCACACCGAGGCGGAGATGCTGCGCGGGCTGGTTCGTAAGACCGCCTGGGAGCTCGACCGGGTGCCGCACATGGAGATCAGCGACAAGGTCTCGATGTGCAACTACCGGGCCAACCGCTTCGTCTGCGAGGCCGCGGACCGGGCGATGCAGGTGCACGGCGGGCTGGGCTACTCCCGGCATACGCCGTTCGAGCACATCTACCGCCACCACCGCCGCTACCGGATCACCGAGGGCTCCGAGGAGATCCAGATGCGGAAGGTGGCCGGCTACCTTTTCGGCTTCGCCGGCCCGCGCAAGCGCTGA